From the genome of Gracilibacillus salitolerans, one region includes:
- a CDS encoding ATP-dependent Clp protease ATP-binding subunit produces the protein MKCQQCGIHQATINVNLRFHDQTESLHVCDSCFQDIKNQMKHPSGMFGGQDFEGFFAGGANGSNQAHTKTNTRQGKKGNGLLDQLGKNLTDAARAGLIDPVIGRDQEVKRVVETLNRRNKNNPVLIGEPGVGKTAIAEGLALKVTEGNVPSKLLDKEIYLLDVASLVANTGIRGQFEERMKQLVSELQERQNVILFVDEIHLLVGAGTTEGSQMDAGNILKPALARGELQLIGATTLKEYRQIEKDAALERRFQPIMVKEPSLDEAEKILHGLKERYEKYHQVSYSDEVLRAAVTLSKRYIQDRFLPDKAIDLIDESGARLNLDVSESDHEALQKRLDEIAKEKMEAAEKEDYERAANLRHQEIKLEKKLAETKEAPKAEVTVEDIQLIIEEKTGIPVRKIQSDEQSKMKHLADNLSQQVIGQQVAVDKVAKAVRRSRAGLKSKHRPIGSFLFVGPTGVGKTELTKALAEELFGTKEAMIRLDMSEYMEKHAVSKIIGSPPGYVGHEEAGQLTEKVRHNPYSLILLDEIEKAHPDVQNMFLQIMEDGQLTDSHGRTVSFKDSVIIMTSNAGTGTKNITVGFNSDNNEAVSTLENLSSYFKPEFLNRFDAIIPFNELEQEDLLKIVDLMIAELSDQLKESALEITVSDEAKKFLADKGYDPRFGARPLRRVIQDKVEDGITDLVLEEEHVNKIEIVFENEDIVVKKSAS, from the coding sequence ATGAAATGCCAACAATGTGGTATTCATCAAGCAACGATAAATGTAAACCTTCGATTCCATGATCAAACAGAATCTTTACATGTGTGTGACTCATGCTTTCAAGATATAAAAAATCAAATGAAACATCCATCAGGTATGTTTGGGGGACAAGATTTTGAAGGCTTCTTTGCCGGAGGAGCAAACGGTTCAAACCAAGCACATACCAAAACAAATACAAGACAAGGTAAAAAAGGAAATGGCCTACTAGATCAACTAGGGAAAAACTTGACCGATGCGGCAAGAGCTGGGTTAATTGATCCTGTGATCGGTCGTGATCAAGAGGTTAAACGTGTGGTTGAAACATTAAACCGCCGTAATAAAAATAACCCTGTTTTAATCGGGGAACCAGGTGTTGGTAAAACAGCAATAGCAGAAGGATTAGCACTAAAAGTTACGGAAGGAAACGTTCCATCTAAACTGTTGGATAAAGAGATTTACCTTTTAGATGTAGCGTCATTGGTTGCTAATACGGGAATTCGCGGTCAATTTGAAGAGCGAATGAAACAACTTGTATCCGAACTGCAAGAACGTCAAAATGTCATCCTTTTTGTTGACGAAATTCACTTACTTGTAGGTGCTGGAACGACAGAAGGCTCTCAAATGGATGCAGGTAATATCTTAAAACCAGCATTGGCACGAGGCGAATTACAGTTAATCGGTGCGACAACGTTAAAAGAGTACCGTCAGATTGAAAAAGATGCAGCACTTGAGCGTCGTTTCCAGCCGATTATGGTCAAAGAGCCATCTTTAGATGAAGCTGAGAAAATTTTGCACGGCTTGAAAGAACGCTATGAAAAATATCATCAGGTAAGCTATTCTGATGAAGTATTACGTGCTGCCGTTACATTGTCTAAACGTTATATTCAAGATCGTTTCTTACCAGACAAAGCAATTGATCTCATTGATGAGTCTGGTGCACGTCTCAACCTGGATGTAAGTGAATCAGATCATGAAGCATTGCAAAAACGTCTCGACGAAATCGCTAAAGAAAAAATGGAAGCTGCTGAAAAAGAAGACTATGAGCGTGCAGCTAACTTAAGACATCAAGAGATCAAACTAGAGAAAAAATTAGCAGAAACAAAGGAAGCACCAAAAGCAGAAGTAACGGTCGAAGATATTCAATTAATTATTGAAGAGAAAACGGGAATCCCGGTTCGTAAAATCCAATCAGATGAACAATCCAAAATGAAACACTTAGCAGACAACTTAAGTCAACAAGTGATTGGCCAACAGGTAGCCGTTGATAAAGTAGCTAAAGCGGTTCGTCGTAGTCGTGCCGGTTTGAAATCTAAACATCGTCCAATTGGTTCCTTCCTTTTTGTCGGACCAACTGGTGTCGGTAAAACCGAGTTAACCAAAGCATTAGCGGAAGAACTGTTTGGTACAAAAGAAGCGATGATTCGCCTTGATATGAGTGAATATATGGAGAAACACGCCGTATCTAAAATTATTGGATCACCACCAGGCTATGTAGGACATGAAGAAGCAGGACAATTAACCGAAAAAGTTCGTCATAACCCTTACAGCTTGATTCTGTTAGATGAAATCGAAAAAGCACATCCAGATGTACAAAATATGTTCCTGCAAATCATGGAAGACGGTCAACTAACAGATAGTCACGGCAGAACCGTAAGTTTCAAAGACTCCGTAATTATTATGACAAGTAATGCGGGTACTGGTACAAAGAATATTACGGTTGGCTTCAATAGTGACAACAATGAAGCTGTTTCAACACTAGAAAACTTAAGCAGCTATTTTAAACCAGAATTCTTAAACCGTTTTGATGCGATCATTCCATTTAATGAATTAGAACAAGAGGATCTCTTGAAAATTGTAGATCTTATGATCGCAGAATTAAGTGACCAATTAAAAGAATCTGCCCTTGAGATAACAGTAAGCGACGAAGCGAAGAAATTCCTTGCCGATAAAGGCTATGACCCTCGTTTCGGTGCACGCCCGCTACGTCGTGTGATCCAGGATAAAGTAGAAGACGGCATCACAGATCTTGTATTAGAAGAAGAGCATGTAAACAAAATAGAGATCGTGTTTGAAAACGAAGATATCGTTGTGAAGAAGAGCGCTAGCTAG